A genomic segment from Nicotiana sylvestris chromosome 1, ASM39365v2, whole genome shotgun sequence encodes:
- the LOC104214299 gene encoding cytochrome c — protein sequence MATFEEAPAGNPKAGEKIFKTKCAQCHTVDKGAGHKQGPNLNGLFGRQSGTTPGYSYSAANKNMAVIWGENTLYEYLLNPKKYIPGTKMVFPGLKKPQERADLIAYLKESTA from the exons ATGGCAACGTTCGAGGAAGCACCAGCAGGTAATCCCAAAGCCGGAGAGAAAATCTTCAAAACCAAGTGCGCTCAGTGTCACACCGTCGATAAAGGCGCTGGTCACAAACAAG GGCCAAACTTGAACGGGCTCTTTGGAAGACAATCTGGtacaactccaggttactcttacTCTGCTGCAAATAAGAATATGGCTGTGATCTGGGGAGAGAACACATTATATGAATACTTGCTCAATCCGAAGAAG TATATTCCTGGGACGAAAATGGTCTTCCCTGGGTTGAAGAAGCCACAGGAGCGTGCAGATCTTATAGCTTATCTGAAGGAATCAACTGCATGA